From the Streptomyces pluripotens genome, one window contains:
- a CDS encoding V-type ATP synthase subunit A: MTDRRPVAPAPPGDGAGRRILRVAGPLVEMECPGSVAMHDLVLLGTARIPGEVVAIRGDTATVQAYEYTGGLAPGHPAEPQGRPLSVLLGPGLLGGVFDGLLRPLSGAGDLLVTGVPGAAPDGRVWAFTPSVTEGARVAPGDVLGEIGARVPLRLVVPPDCSGEVTRIATPGEHGPGTALAVVDGREVRMAQRWPVRRPRPVAERLPADVPLHTGQRAVDLLFPVARGSTVAVPGGFGTGKTMLLQQIAKWCDADVIVYVGCGERGNEMADVIAELSALADPRTGGRLAERTVTIANTSNMPMMAREASVHTGATVAEYFRDMGLDVVVIADSTSRWAEALREFASRMGELPAEEGYPAGLASQLAAFYERAAAVRTPGGVTGSVTVIGAVSPPGGDRTEPVTAHTERFVRCLWSLDRDLAYARHYPAVSWVDSFSRDTPMLAAAYARGGDPEWAARRGRVTSLLAEADRLAGLVELVGVTALPPRERISVLAGRLLREAVVQQSALSPRDAYSTPEKTAALAEAVLTVIDRCRELVDRGVGADAVEEVDFTPLLRARESAGPAETLPVAAARDTVLTRLGEAVP; this comes from the coding sequence GTGACCGATCGACGCCCCGTCGCACCGGCCCCGCCCGGGGACGGTGCGGGCAGGCGGATCCTGCGCGTCGCCGGGCCGCTGGTCGAGATGGAGTGTCCCGGTTCCGTGGCCATGCACGACCTCGTTCTGCTGGGAACCGCCCGGATCCCGGGCGAGGTGGTCGCCATCCGCGGCGACACGGCCACCGTCCAGGCGTACGAGTACACGGGCGGGCTGGCACCCGGGCATCCGGCCGAGCCACAGGGCCGGCCCCTGTCGGTCCTGCTCGGCCCCGGCCTGCTCGGCGGGGTCTTCGACGGCCTGCTGCGTCCCCTGTCCGGCGCCGGCGACCTGCTGGTGACGGGCGTGCCGGGCGCCGCGCCGGACGGACGCGTGTGGGCATTCACCCCGTCGGTGACCGAGGGAGCACGCGTTGCTCCTGGTGACGTCCTGGGGGAGATCGGGGCGCGGGTGCCACTGCGGCTCGTGGTCCCGCCGGACTGCTCGGGCGAGGTGACGCGGATCGCGACACCGGGCGAACACGGCCCGGGTACGGCGCTCGCGGTGGTGGACGGCCGCGAGGTGCGGATGGCCCAGCGGTGGCCGGTACGCAGACCACGGCCGGTCGCCGAGCGGCTGCCGGCGGACGTGCCCCTGCACACCGGGCAGCGGGCCGTCGATCTCCTCTTCCCGGTGGCCCGTGGCAGTACGGTCGCCGTCCCCGGAGGATTCGGGACCGGCAAGACCATGCTGCTGCAGCAGATCGCGAAGTGGTGCGACGCGGACGTGATCGTCTACGTCGGCTGCGGCGAGCGCGGCAACGAGATGGCGGACGTCATAGCGGAGCTGTCGGCCCTCGCCGACCCGCGCACCGGAGGACGACTGGCGGAACGCACGGTGACCATCGCCAACACCTCCAACATGCCGATGATGGCCCGTGAGGCGAGCGTGCACACGGGTGCGACGGTCGCCGAGTACTTCCGCGACATGGGCCTGGACGTAGTCGTCATCGCCGACTCGACCTCCCGCTGGGCTGAGGCACTGCGGGAGTTCGCCTCCCGCATGGGTGAGCTTCCCGCCGAGGAGGGCTATCCGGCGGGGCTCGCCTCGCAGCTTGCCGCCTTCTACGAGCGGGCCGCGGCAGTGCGCACCCCGGGCGGGGTGACCGGATCGGTCACGGTGATCGGTGCGGTGTCCCCGCCGGGCGGCGACCGTACCGAGCCAGTCACCGCGCACACCGAACGGTTCGTACGGTGCCTGTGGAGCCTGGACCGCGACCTCGCCTACGCGCGCCACTACCCAGCAGTCTCCTGGGTGGATTCCTTCTCCCGGGACACCCCGATGCTCGCCGCCGCGTACGCGCGCGGCGGCGATCCGGAGTGGGCCGCCCGACGCGGCCGGGTGACGAGCCTGCTGGCCGAGGCGGACCGGCTGGCCGGCCTGGTCGAACTGGTCGGTGTCACGGCTCTGCCGCCGCGTGAACGGATCAGCGTGCTGGCCGGTCGGCTCCTGCGCGAGGCGGTGGTCCAACAGAGCGCGCTGTCGCCGAGGGACGCCTACAGCACGCCCGAGAAGACGGCGGCCCTGGCGGAGGCCGTACTGACGGTGATAGACCGCTGCCGGGAACTCGTGGACCGCGGGGTGGGAGCCGACGCCGTCGAGGAGGTCGACTTCACCCCGCTGCTGCGGGCCCGCGAGAGTGCCGGGCCCGCCGAGACGCTTCCGGTGGCGGCGGCCCGCGACACCGTGCTCACCCGGCTCGGGGAGGCGGTGCCATGA